A genomic segment from uncultured Desulfuromonas sp. encodes:
- a CDS encoding 2-oxoacid:acceptor oxidoreductase family protein, with amino-acid sequence MKQQIIVSGIGGQGVLFLTRVIAQVAVNRGIPVLTSETHGMAQRGGTVLSSIKVGDFASPLIRAGQADVGLLLWDANLGVHQPLLREDGTLVISSEQPGVGKRIAAAKLARELGNAVLANLILLGLAVRDAVLFCTVEECEEAIRQLAPERFVEQNLAAFRLGLEG; translated from the coding sequence ATGAAACAGCAGATCATTGTCAGTGGTATCGGCGGACAAGGGGTGCTGTTTCTCACCCGGGTGATTGCCCAGGTGGCGGTGAATCGCGGCATCCCGGTATTGACTTCGGAAACCCACGGCATGGCCCAACGTGGCGGCACCGTATTGTCATCGATCAAAGTCGGCGACTTTGCCAGCCCGTTGATCCGCGCCGGTCAGGCCGATGTCGGCCTGCTGTTGTGGGACGCCAACCTCGGCGTGCATCAACCGCTGCTGCGTGAAGATGGTACTCTGGTGATCAGCAGTGAGCAACCCGGTGTCGGTAAGAGGATTGCCGCGGCCAAGTTGGCGCGTGAGCTGGGTAATGCCGTGCTGGCTAACCTGATTTTGCTCGGATTGGCCGTGCGTGATGCGGTGTTGTTTTGTACGGTGGAAGAGTGTGAAGAGGCGATTCGGCAGTTGGCTCCTGAGCGGTTTGTTGAGCAGAATTTGGCGGCTTTTCGACTTGGGTTGGAAGGATAA
- a CDS encoding thiamine pyrophosphate-dependent enzyme, which produces MEQQVELLMGNEAMACGLIESGCQVVAAYPGTPSTEILQAVVDRRATAEEPLHIEWSVNEKVAFEVALAASYTGKRSAAIMKQVGLNVAADPFMRSAYLGVKGGFVTIVADDPGPHSSQNEQDTRLFCLQGRVPVFDPASPAEAKELLPLAFELSEKYEMLTVLRPATRICHSRQNVSHQPVQQLKRSARFEKDPNRWGATPAFLPALHRKLNNNLVAFAAEPAVQPRLTQGDGSHARLALVASGIVYGHLVDLLAELGLTDTVDLYQVVMPYPLNNAWIDTMRADYDRVMILEETYPVIEMQLAHTGAFGKQSGDIVKEGELTPDVVHEALARFLDLEAPAPAPANSRGQRPSLCPGCPHRSAFYSIKKTFPKGIFPSDIGCYTLGVNLKAVDTAHCMGACISQGAGFYQAYAQDGEDFPTVVVTIGDSTFFHSGVTALINAVLQKARIIVVILDNATAAMTGGQPVPHLGRTATGEATKAIAIEPLVQTSGVEFLECCDPYDSDAFENALKRADAHIRGPQGGVAVVISRHGCLMERDVVKNQPRYAMEITSDCIGCRRCVEAFECPALRMDEATTMAVLDQDRCIGCGTCIPVCPVKAIKGELS; this is translated from the coding sequence ATGGAACAACAGGTTGAACTGCTGATGGGCAACGAAGCCATGGCGTGCGGACTGATTGAGTCCGGCTGCCAGGTAGTCGCCGCCTATCCGGGTACGCCGTCCACGGAGATTCTCCAGGCGGTGGTTGATCGCCGCGCCACGGCTGAAGAGCCGCTGCACATCGAGTGGTCGGTGAACGAAAAAGTCGCGTTTGAAGTCGCGCTGGCCGCCAGCTACACCGGCAAACGCAGTGCCGCCATCATGAAACAGGTGGGGCTGAACGTTGCCGCCGACCCGTTCATGCGCAGCGCCTACCTCGGCGTCAAGGGTGGCTTTGTCACCATCGTCGCCGATGATCCCGGTCCGCACAGCTCGCAAAACGAGCAGGATACCCGGTTGTTCTGTCTGCAGGGACGGGTACCGGTGTTCGATCCGGCCAGCCCGGCCGAGGCAAAAGAATTATTGCCGCTGGCGTTTGAACTGTCGGAAAAATACGAAATGCTCACCGTGCTGCGTCCGGCCACGCGCATTTGCCACTCGCGGCAGAATGTCAGCCACCAGCCGGTCCAGCAGTTGAAACGCAGCGCCCGCTTTGAAAAAGATCCCAACCGCTGGGGCGCAACCCCGGCCTTTCTGCCCGCGCTGCACCGCAAGCTTAACAACAACCTCGTCGCCTTTGCTGCCGAACCGGCAGTACAGCCACGTCTGACTCAGGGTGATGGCAGTCACGCCCGGCTGGCCCTGGTCGCCTCCGGCATTGTCTATGGCCATCTGGTCGACCTGCTCGCTGAACTGGGCCTGACCGACACCGTCGATCTTTATCAGGTGGTGATGCCGTACCCGCTCAACAACGCATGGATCGACACAATGCGCGCGGACTATGACCGGGTGATGATCCTTGAAGAAACCTACCCGGTGATCGAAATGCAGCTGGCCCATACCGGTGCGTTCGGCAAACAGAGTGGCGACATCGTCAAGGAAGGGGAGCTGACGCCCGATGTGGTGCATGAAGCGCTGGCCCGTTTCCTCGACCTGGAAGCTCCGGCCCCTGCCCCGGCCAACAGCCGTGGTCAACGGCCGTCCCTGTGTCCGGGCTGCCCGCACCGCAGCGCGTTTTACAGCATCAAGAAGACCTTCCCCAAGGGGATTTTTCCGTCCGACATCGGCTGCTACACCCTCGGTGTCAACCTCAAGGCCGTGGATACCGCCCATTGCATGGGGGCCTGCATCAGCCAGGGGGCGGGTTTCTATCAAGCTTATGCTCAGGACGGTGAAGACTTTCCGACCGTGGTTGTCACTATCGGTGACTCGACCTTTTTCCATTCCGGCGTGACCGCGCTGATCAATGCCGTGCTCCAGAAGGCACGCATCATCGTGGTGATTCTCGACAACGCCACGGCCGCCATGACCGGCGGTCAGCCCGTGCCGCATCTCGGTCGCACGGCCACCGGCGAAGCCACAAAAGCCATTGCCATCGAACCGTTGGTGCAAACCAGCGGGGTTGAGTTCCTCGAATGTTGCGATCCTTATGACAGCGATGCCTTTGAAAATGCGTTGAAACGGGCCGATGCCCATATTCGTGGGCCGCAGGGCGGCGTGGCCGTGGTGATCTCACGGCACGGCTGTTTGATGGAGCGCGACGTGGTCAAGAATCAGCCGCGCTATGCCATGGAGATTACCAGCGACTGCATCGGCTGCCGCCGTTGTGTAGAAGCGTTTGAATGTCCGGCCTTGCGCATGGACGAGGCCACCACCATGGCGGTGCTCGATCAGGACCGCTGCATCGGCTGCGGCACCTGTATTCCGGTCTGTCCTGTCAAAGCAATTAAGGGGGAATTGTCATGA
- a CDS encoding branched-chain amino acid ABC transporter permease, producing MQASNDLLQFIIAGLTNGAIYALIALGFSVVHNAMGIVNFVQVDFVSLGGMLMFSALLTLGLPMMPGLLLAVAGVALVAMLVERFGLRPSRSHNELVLIFLTIGLSIILRGAMKLIWGTNRMALPPLSGEQPIALFGATILPQAVWILVLTVVAISLLHWFFHHTPLGLAMRAVASNPTAAAVVGIRAGRIRLTSYGIAGALGGLAGVLVTPITTLSYDVGVLLGLKGFAAAILGGFGSFPGAILGGIGLGLLESLSAGYWSSAYKDVVAFVVLLLVLFVRPKGLLGK from the coding sequence TTGCAAGCATCCAACGACCTTCTCCAATTTATTATTGCCGGGCTGACCAATGGCGCCATCTATGCCCTGATTGCGCTGGGCTTCAGCGTGGTGCACAACGCCATGGGCATTGTCAATTTTGTGCAGGTCGATTTCGTGTCGTTGGGCGGGATGCTGATGTTTTCTGCCCTGCTCACGTTAGGACTGCCGATGATGCCGGGTTTGCTGCTGGCAGTGGCCGGAGTAGCGCTGGTGGCTATGCTGGTGGAGCGCTTTGGCTTGCGTCCGTCGCGGTCGCATAACGAGCTGGTGCTGATTTTTCTCACCATCGGCCTGTCGATCATTCTGCGCGGGGCGATGAAGCTGATCTGGGGGACCAATCGCATGGCTCTGCCGCCGCTCAGCGGTGAGCAGCCGATTGCCCTGTTTGGCGCCACCATCCTGCCGCAGGCGGTATGGATTCTGGTGCTGACTGTGGTGGCGATCAGCCTGTTGCACTGGTTCTTTCACCACACACCGCTCGGGCTGGCCATGCGCGCCGTAGCCTCCAACCCGACGGCAGCGGCCGTGGTCGGCATTCGCGCCGGACGTATTCGCCTGACCAGCTACGGTATTGCCGGGGCACTGGGTGGGCTGGCCGGGGTGCTGGTGACGCCGATCACCACCCTGAGTTACGATGTTGGTGTGCTGCTCGGTTTGAAAGGCTTTGCCGCGGCGATCCTTGGAGGTTTTGGTTCGTTTCCGGGGGCGATTCTTGGTGGGATCGGGCTGGGGTTGCTTGAATCACTCTCGGCAGGTTACTGGTCGAGTGCTTATAAAGATGTGGTGGCGTTTGTTGTGCTGCTGCTGGTGTTGTTTGTGCGGCCTAAGGGGTTGCTGGGGAAATAG
- a CDS encoding radical SAM protein produces MPFAETWELTMACDNDKFAVPLADGSQVEAVWYPSGTLCLSTQVGCAMGCPYCASGRDGLQRSLTAEELAAQVALAIQRGHTIERLTLSGIGEPLQALETVTSFMANSTLPVSVTTTGQPLTALKRMLPMRHNGVMLSLHAGTPATHKRMVPRGPSLDALCQTLAELWPQLSRRQRRKIGINYLVLAGINDGDSEVAALVGRLQLFPEITVHLLYWNEVAGPCWRSPSPDAMVALRDRLRGEGIHVRLANRWRRQAQGGCGTLLSRQLDK; encoded by the coding sequence ATGCCCTTTGCCGAAACCTGGGAGTTGACGATGGCCTGTGATAACGACAAGTTTGCCGTACCCCTGGCCGATGGCAGCCAGGTGGAAGCGGTGTGGTATCCATCCGGTACCTTGTGCTTGTCCACTCAGGTCGGTTGTGCCATGGGCTGCCCTTATTGCGCCTCGGGCCGTGACGGATTGCAACGCTCCCTGACGGCGGAGGAACTGGCCGCTCAGGTGGCGCTGGCCATCCAGCGTGGCCATACCATCGAACGCCTGACCCTGTCTGGTATTGGTGAGCCGTTGCAGGCGCTTGAAACGGTGACCTCTTTCATGGCCAACAGCACCTTGCCGGTGTCTGTTACCACGACGGGGCAGCCGTTGACGGCTCTGAAACGTATGCTGCCAATGCGTCATAATGGCGTCATGCTTTCCCTGCACGCTGGAACTCCGGCAACACACAAGCGTATGGTGCCGCGTGGTCCGAGCCTCGATGCTTTATGTCAAACGCTGGCGGAACTCTGGCCACAGTTGTCGCGCCGTCAACGGCGCAAAATCGGCATCAATTATCTGGTCCTAGCTGGAATCAATGATGGTGACAGTGAGGTTGCGGCCCTGGTTGGTCGCTTGCAGCTCTTTCCGGAGATAACCGTTCACCTGCTGTATTGGAACGAAGTGGCTGGGCCGTGTTGGCGTAGCCCGTCACCTGATGCGATGGTGGCATTGCGCGACCGATTGCGTGGCGAAGGAATTCATGTGCGGCTGGCCAATCGGTGGCGACGGCAGGCTCAGGGAGGCTGTGGGACTCTGTTAAGTCGGCAACTCGACAAATAA
- a CDS encoding ABC transporter substrate-binding protein: MKKLAFILLALLLASPALAADTIKLGAFFDLSGRAAFIGTPTKLVAEMVVDKINSEGGINGKQLELVIGDTEANPAKAASLAKKFIYKDNVVAIIGPTMTDTGMTVKAMAEKGQTPIFMTVGGDPVIMGGKFGPFDWVFKSPQRSSIAVQRLFDYLRAKGLTKIALLSAADGFGKDGARWIKKLAPEYGIEILADESFGTRDTDMTAQLTNAKNANPQAIVTWTIGPAGSIVAKNKAQLGIDLPLFQCHGLPDPKYIELAGAASEGDRMPSTKLLVADALPDSDPQKAVILEFIRLYKEKGYDKQFPINTHSGYAWDAIMIVANAMKQVGTDKAALREAIENTKGYVGVSGIYNLTAEDHNGLDTGSMVIVQVKDGQFVMAD, translated from the coding sequence ATGAAAAAACTGGCATTTATTCTGCTGGCCTTGCTGCTCGCCAGTCCGGCTTTGGCTGCGGACACCATTAAGCTTGGTGCGTTCTTTGACCTGTCCGGTCGCGCCGCCTTCATCGGCACCCCGACCAAACTGGTGGCGGAAATGGTCGTCGACAAGATCAACAGCGAAGGCGGCATCAATGGTAAACAGCTGGAACTGGTGATCGGCGATACCGAAGCCAACCCGGCCAAAGCCGCATCCCTGGCCAAGAAATTCATTTACAAAGACAATGTCGTTGCCATCATCGGACCGACCATGACCGATACCGGCATGACCGTCAAAGCCATGGCTGAAAAGGGGCAGACGCCGATCTTCATGACCGTTGGTGGTGACCCGGTGATCATGGGCGGCAAGTTCGGTCCGTTCGACTGGGTGTTTAAATCACCGCAACGCTCCAGCATCGCGGTTCAGCGCCTGTTCGACTACTTGCGCGCCAAGGGCTTGACCAAGATTGCCTTGCTGTCGGCAGCTGACGGCTTTGGCAAGGACGGCGCCCGTTGGATCAAGAAACTGGCTCCTGAATACGGCATTGAGATTCTGGCCGATGAGTCGTTCGGCACACGCGACACGGACATGACGGCTCAGCTGACCAACGCCAAGAATGCCAATCCGCAAGCCATTGTCACCTGGACCATCGGTCCGGCGGGTTCCATCGTTGCCAAAAATAAGGCGCAACTGGGCATCGACCTGCCACTGTTTCAGTGCCACGGTCTGCCCGACCCCAAATATATTGAGTTGGCCGGTGCCGCCAGCGAAGGCGACCGTATGCCGTCGACCAAATTGCTGGTGGCTGATGCCCTGCCCGACAGCGATCCGCAAAAAGCGGTCATTCTGGAGTTTATTCGACTCTACAAAGAAAAGGGCTACGATAAGCAATTCCCCATCAACACCCACTCTGGCTATGCCTGGGATGCCATCATGATCGTGGCCAATGCCATGAAGCAGGTGGGCACCGACAAAGCGGCTCTGCGTGAGGCGATTGAAAACACCAAGGGCTATGTTGGCGTGTCCGGCATCTACAATCTGACCGCTGAAGACCACAATGGTCTCGACACCGGTTCCATGGTGATTGTTCAGGTGAAAGACGGCCAGTTTGTCATGGCCGACTAA
- a CDS encoding cytochrome c biogenesis protein CcdA, producing the protein MVETLLSTLSQAVSATPAIALVAAAGWGILSIILSPCHLASIPLIVGFIDGQKISTKRAFVVSSLFAVGILLSIALIGLLTALAGRMLGDLGSYGNWLVAAIFLLFGLHLLGVLPMPWSGPGAIQTTRRGLLAAFLLGLIFGIALGPCTFAFMGPVLGVAFAEASQSPGYAISLLLAYGLGHCSVIVLAGTFTEIVQSYLNWNETSQGTLWLKRICGLLVIASSAWLIYSAR; encoded by the coding sequence ATGGTTGAAACCCTGCTGTCAACGCTCAGCCAGGCGGTATCGGCCACACCGGCCATCGCCCTGGTGGCGGCGGCCGGATGGGGCATTTTAAGTATCATTCTCTCGCCTTGCCACCTGGCGAGCATCCCGCTCATCGTCGGCTTTATCGACGGCCAGAAGATCAGCACCAAACGGGCGTTTGTTGTCTCCAGCCTGTTCGCCGTCGGCATTCTGCTGTCCATTGCCCTGATCGGCCTGTTGACCGCGCTGGCCGGACGCATGCTCGGCGACCTCGGTAGCTACGGCAACTGGCTGGTTGCGGCCATTTTTCTGCTCTTCGGCCTACACCTGCTCGGTGTGTTGCCCATGCCCTGGTCGGGGCCGGGGGCCATTCAAACCACGCGCCGGGGATTACTCGCCGCCTTCCTGCTCGGCCTGATTTTTGGCATTGCCCTCGGCCCCTGCACCTTTGCCTTTATGGGTCCGGTTCTCGGCGTCGCCTTTGCCGAAGCCAGCCAAAGTCCCGGCTATGCCATCTCGCTGTTGCTCGCCTATGGCCTCGGCCATTGCAGCGTCATTGTCCTGGCCGGCACCTTTACCGAAATCGTCCAAAGCTATCTGAACTGGAACGAAACCTCACAGGGCACCCTATGGCTTAAACGGATCTGTGGTCTGCTGGTCATTGCCAGCAGCGCTTGGCTGATCTATAGCGCGCGTTGA
- a CDS encoding thioredoxin family protein — translation MRSLIISIVSFATLLLLATTGLADSLPKLVDVGADKCIPCIKMAPILEDLKKDFAGKLEVQFVDAWKNREEADSYNIRLIPTQIFYAADGQELFRHTGFFSREEILAKWQELGYAFKETL, via the coding sequence ATGAGATCATTGATTATTTCTATTGTTTCTTTTGCCACGCTCCTGCTGCTGGCCACAACCGGTCTGGCAGATTCCCTGCCCAAACTCGTCGATGTCGGTGCCGACAAATGTATTCCCTGCATCAAGATGGCACCTATTCTTGAAGACCTGAAAAAAGACTTTGCCGGGAAACTTGAGGTGCAGTTTGTTGACGCCTGGAAAAACCGTGAAGAGGCTGACAGCTATAATATCCGCTTGATTCCTACACAGATCTTTTACGCAGCTGACGGTCAGGAGCTGTTCCGCCACACCGGCTTTTTCAGCCGTGAGGAAATCCTCGCTAAATGGCAGGAACTCGGCTACGCGTTCAAGGAAACCCTCTAA
- the extI gene encoding selenite/tellurite reduction operon porin ExtI encodes MISLKKCTLAASVAGLLLMASSAFAGPTWTFGPDDQGLLKLDYKGQFQLDYRDSGSGSGGDDDTMEFNFRRNRIALMGAYGNLGIYAQTEYTEDVNVGPFAVSDGSSNTFQMLDAQIRYKFNEAFQVRAGKFKYNLTRENLEACEGPLTLDRSVLIRAPYVSTRDKGVAVWGNLFNDIFQYRLDVMNGRNDSVSAPDSNFRYTGRAHVTFLDGEKGYGYQGTYLGKKKVVTLGAAYSVEQDVAYADCANQSDAVDYTAWTVDLFAEYPIEGVGTFTLSTAYVDYDLDDAYQGNDPDAGAIGVNGEKNGGYTKVAYMLPTLPLQFFFRAENWSLAELDGVYDQEIDWYGGGFNYYFRGQNLKLTVEYSTVDFDEESADYEDFDSLTAQLQVVF; translated from the coding sequence ATGATTTCGTTAAAAAAATGCACACTTGCCGCCTCTGTGGCCGGCCTGCTGTTGATGGCGTCCTCGGCCTTTGCCGGTCCGACCTGGACGTTCGGCCCCGACGATCAAGGCCTGTTGAAGCTCGACTACAAAGGACAGTTCCAACTCGATTACCGTGATAGCGGTTCCGGAAGTGGCGGTGATGACGACACCATGGAATTTAACTTCCGCCGTAACCGGATTGCTCTGATGGGTGCCTATGGCAACTTGGGGATTTATGCGCAAACGGAATATACCGAAGATGTCAATGTCGGTCCGTTTGCTGTCAGTGACGGCTCCAGCAACACCTTCCAGATGCTGGATGCGCAGATCCGCTACAAATTCAATGAGGCCTTTCAGGTCCGTGCCGGTAAATTCAAGTACAACCTGACCCGTGAAAACCTGGAAGCGTGCGAAGGCCCGCTGACACTGGACCGTTCCGTGCTGATCCGGGCACCTTACGTATCCACGCGAGACAAAGGGGTTGCCGTATGGGGCAATCTGTTCAACGACATCTTCCAGTATCGTCTCGATGTCATGAACGGTCGCAACGATTCCGTATCGGCACCGGATTCCAACTTCCGCTATACCGGTCGGGCGCATGTGACGTTCCTTGATGGTGAAAAAGGCTATGGCTATCAGGGAACCTACCTGGGCAAAAAAAAGGTCGTCACTCTCGGCGCGGCGTATTCCGTTGAGCAGGATGTGGCGTATGCGGATTGTGCGAACCAAAGCGATGCGGTGGATTACACCGCCTGGACCGTTGATCTCTTTGCGGAATATCCCATTGAAGGCGTCGGCACCTTTACCCTGTCGACCGCCTATGTGGACTATGATCTGGATGATGCCTATCAGGGCAACGATCCCGATGCCGGCGCGATCGGCGTCAACGGTGAGAAAAACGGTGGCTACACCAAGGTGGCCTACATGCTGCCGACCCTGCCTCTGCAATTCTTCTTCCGTGCTGAAAACTGGTCTTTGGCCGAGCTCGACGGGGTCTATGATCAGGAAATCGACTGGTACGGTGGCGGGTTCAATTACTACTTCCGCGGTCAAAACCTCAAGTTGACCGTTGAATATTCAACGGTGGATTTTGATGAAGAATCAGCGGACTATGAAGACTTCGACAGTCTGACCGCGCAACTTCAGGTTGTCTTTTAG
- a CDS encoding rhodanese-like domain-containing protein, which produces MFLLWGCGSGGSSDSYTDMDAEYYKNDATTSALLEPETLISWVEAGYRTDDGKHVVILDCVPNPAGVYPYSDVESWFAGDAAKIKTNMAAQYGGTGAPQYRMIDTLNNAGLLGHIPGALPSVSHEGYEVTSRNDGPMLADHQIGTGSLIDQMIQRFGIEKDDVVVLTTSRYDYPGFCSSRLWWTLRYWGFSKNNLKILDGGNKAYKMAGGTLDKGVVTLANVTPSTFSVTDLPQRFTDMRTSIGDLIELVDSGATTSGEVIVLDARQPPTPFYFTDADSNGIPDIYEVPGYTFDASTGTFTNPIGTSLNLSQMLFNDPYLTTQRIPSFSMSTPLPFDPAVVSPWVRFHWRDDADPSQGSVILPIAAKPAGFDGIVRGATLVKNGSPAWNVTVPVVTNATSNTKYASKETLIAAFANAGIDGTKPIVTYCNSGALASIYYFILKEICEFPDVTMYDGSWQEWGNMTAYEPTDTTFVRNDPVTVFPSYPAGIPSAAIFKGKNDYLEWDATNGFTAAIDETLSADDHITSGGSLSGNDAWDTVHRSEHVIFRATAAINDSLHTYTNGVDWPDTTTYPDYLGFGDDIQDEDEAYSGSTSSSSGSDAPTAFVPSGGGC; this is translated from the coding sequence ATGTTCTTACTTTGGGGCTGCGGCTCCGGCGGATCCTCGGACAGTTACACCGACATGGATGCCGAATACTACAAGAACGATGCAACGACTTCGGCACTGCTCGAACCGGAAACCCTGATCAGCTGGGTGGAAGCCGGCTACCGCACCGATGACGGCAAGCACGTCGTCATTCTCGATTGTGTCCCCAATCCGGCCGGGGTTTACCCTTACTCCGACGTGGAATCCTGGTTTGCCGGGGACGCCGCCAAAATCAAGACCAACATGGCCGCCCAATACGGCGGCACCGGCGCCCCGCAATACCGAATGATCGATACCCTCAATAATGCCGGTCTTCTCGGTCACATCCCCGGTGCCTTACCCAGTGTTTCTCATGAAGGCTACGAGGTCACCAGCCGCAATGACGGCCCGATGCTGGCGGATCACCAGATCGGCACCGGCAGCTTGATCGACCAGATGATTCAGCGCTTCGGCATTGAAAAAGACGATGTGGTCGTGCTGACCACCTCGCGCTATGACTACCCCGGCTTCTGCTCGTCGCGCCTGTGGTGGACCCTGCGCTATTGGGGTTTCTCCAAAAACAACCTGAAGATCCTCGACGGCGGTAACAAAGCCTATAAGATGGCCGGCGGCACCCTGGACAAAGGGGTGGTCACCCTGGCCAATGTCACCCCGTCCACCTTCAGCGTCACCGATCTGCCGCAGCGCTTTACCGATATGCGCACCAGCATCGGCGACCTGATTGAACTGGTCGACAGCGGTGCAACAACCAGCGGTGAAGTCATCGTGCTCGATGCCCGTCAGCCACCGACGCCGTTCTACTTCACCGATGCCGACAGCAATGGTATCCCGGATATCTATGAAGTGCCCGGCTACACCTTTGATGCCAGCACAGGAACATTCACCAACCCTATCGGCACAAGTCTGAACCTCAGCCAGATGCTGTTTAATGATCCCTATCTGACCACCCAGCGTATTCCATCTTTCAGCATGTCAACACCACTACCGTTTGACCCGGCGGTGGTCTCACCGTGGGTCCGCTTCCATTGGCGCGATGATGCCGACCCCAGCCAGGGCTCGGTCATTCTGCCTATTGCTGCGAAACCAGCCGGATTTGACGGGATTGTCCGCGGTGCCACGCTGGTCAAAAATGGCAGCCCGGCTTGGAATGTGACGGTACCGGTAGTCACCAACGCCACCAGCAACACCAAGTACGCCAGTAAGGAAACCCTGATCGCGGCGTTTGCCAATGCCGGAATCGACGGAACAAAACCCATTGTCACCTATTGCAACTCCGGAGCCCTGGCTTCCATCTACTATTTCATCCTCAAGGAGATCTGCGAATTCCCCGATGTCACCATGTATGACGGCTCCTGGCAGGAGTGGGGCAATATGACGGCATACGAACCGACGGACACCACCTTTGTCCGCAATGATCCGGTCACTGTCTTCCCGAGCTATCCGGCCGGAATTCCGTCCGCGGCCATCTTTAAAGGTAAAAATGACTACCTGGAATGGGATGCCACCAACGGCTTCACTGCCGCCATTGATGAAACCCTCTCGGCGGATGACCATATCACCAGCGGCGGCTCCCTGAGTGGGAATGACGCCTGGGATACGGTCCACCGCTCCGAGCATGTCATCTTCCGCGCCACTGCCGCCATCAACGACAGCCTGCACACCTATACCAACGGTGTTGACTGGCCGGACACCACCACCTATCCCGACTACCTGGGCTTTGGTGATGACATTCAAGATGAAGATGAGGCGTATAGCGGCTCCACCAGTTCAAGTAGCGGTAGTGATGCACCCACGGCATTTGTTCCGTCCGGTGGTGGTTGCTAG
- a CDS encoding LysR family transcriptional regulator, with the protein MEILNLRTLVEVAAVGSISGAADKLCVTQSAVSRRIKALEDQCGRELLDRSGVRLTLTEWGHVVLEQAKKMIALEEELQASLKQVEEKDSFAFGCTPAFGIAHLPKLLERFMLTHGQVSGLKFIFDMPDKIASGLRDGCFDLAIIEHCQCLDLSGFKTTELPGDDMVFVRSPKLGVLPEQLDIEQLFPLPLYGRQEGCCSRIFLEKNLEFVGRKFSDFRKFILYDDLHLIVDAVASGNGIAFISSDVVAEPLRRGDLQAHTVNGFVHSRKRTLVENLTPGPPLADLFRRTLFEYFSNCA; encoded by the coding sequence ATGGAGATCCTCAATTTGAGAACGCTGGTTGAAGTGGCGGCCGTCGGCAGTATTTCAGGAGCCGCCGACAAACTCTGCGTGACCCAGTCCGCAGTCTCCCGGCGGATCAAAGCCCTTGAGGATCAATGTGGCCGTGAGCTGCTGGATCGCAGTGGTGTGCGCCTGACGCTCACCGAGTGGGGTCATGTGGTGCTGGAGCAGGCCAAGAAAATGATTGCTCTGGAAGAGGAACTCCAGGCCAGTTTGAAACAGGTCGAAGAGAAAGACAGCTTCGCGTTCGGTTGTACGCCGGCCTTTGGCATTGCCCACTTACCGAAGTTGCTGGAGAGATTTATGCTCACTCATGGTCAAGTGTCCGGCTTGAAATTTATCTTCGATATGCCGGATAAAATTGCCAGCGGCTTACGTGATGGCTGTTTTGATCTGGCGATTATTGAGCATTGCCAGTGCCTTGATCTGTCGGGTTTTAAAACGACAGAGCTCCCTGGTGATGACATGGTTTTTGTCCGTTCACCAAAACTAGGGGTGTTGCCGGAACAGCTTGATATTGAACAGCTGTTTCCCCTCCCTCTTTACGGCCGTCAGGAAGGCTGTTGTTCGCGGATTTTTCTGGAAAAAAATCTGGAATTTGTCGGGCGAAAGTTTTCGGATTTTCGCAAGTTTATCCTCTACGATGATCTCCACTTAATTGTCGATGCTGTAGCGAGTGGTAACGGGATTGCTTTTATTTCCTCTGATGTGGTGGCCGAACCTTTAAGACGGGGCGATCTCCAAGCGCATACTGTCAATGGTTTTGTCCATAGTCGTAAGAGAACCCTGGTTGAAAACCTTACTCCTGGCCCACCCTTGGCAGATCTCTTCCGTCGTACTCTGTTTGAATATTTCTCAAATTGCGCCTAA
- a CDS encoding bacteriohemerythrin codes for MMKNEVKERRVYVVEWKDAYSNGIDEVDAQHKHLFFLVKCLKLETMEKTLDELADYVFSHFSTEQKLMDESEYPDRDRHRQIHDQFVSNVAECIANDEPWDEDRLHDLRKFLNKWLIGHIMTDDQQFGRWYKQYQYHQNFEAARFSPDNERSVLSRLFKPNWMMRLLGK; via the coding sequence ATGATGAAAAATGAAGTGAAAGAACGGCGTGTTTATGTTGTGGAATGGAAAGATGCTTACAGCAATGGCATTGATGAGGTGGATGCACAGCATAAACATCTATTTTTTCTGGTGAAATGTTTGAAATTGGAAACCATGGAAAAGACCCTTGATGAATTGGCTGATTATGTGTTCAGCCACTTTTCCACGGAGCAGAAGTTGATGGATGAAAGTGAGTATCCTGATCGTGACAGGCATCGCCAGATTCATGATCAGTTTGTTTCCAACGTGGCAGAATGTATTGCCAATGATGAACCCTGGGATGAAGATCGACTTCACGATTTACGCAAGTTTCTCAATAAATGGCTGATCGGCCACATCATGACGGACGACCAGCAGTTTGGCCGTTGGTACAAACAGTATCAATATCATCAAAACTTTGAGGCTGCCCGTTTTTCTCCAGATAACGAACGGAGCGTGCTGAGTCGTCTGTTCAAGCCAAACTGGATGATGCGTTTGCTGGGTAAATAG